One window of the Microvirga mediterraneensis genome contains the following:
- the dnaQ gene encoding DNA polymerase III subunit epsilon encodes MLREIVLDTETTGTNHANGDRVIEIGCVELLNHIPTGKSYHVYINPECPVSPGAFAVHGLSDEFLKDKPVFAAIADEFAEFVRDARLVIHNAAFDIGFLNAEFARTGHTPFNLPDVIDTLSMARRKHPGAANNLDALCSRYGIDNSRRTKHGALLDAEILAEVYIELIGGRQVGFDLSLKPTSRSAASRQAAARDARPRTLIPRLTEAERAAHEAFIQQLGPNALWREYLGETTPEASS; translated from the coding sequence ATGTTGCGTGAAATCGTTCTCGATACCGAGACCACCGGCACGAATCATGCCAACGGCGACCGGGTGATCGAAATCGGCTGCGTCGAGCTGCTCAACCATATCCCCACGGGCAAGAGCTATCACGTCTACATCAACCCCGAATGCCCGGTCTCGCCGGGAGCCTTCGCGGTCCACGGACTCTCCGACGAGTTCCTTAAGGACAAGCCGGTCTTCGCGGCCATCGCCGATGAATTCGCCGAGTTCGTCCGCGATGCGCGGCTCGTCATCCACAACGCCGCCTTCGATATCGGCTTCCTCAACGCGGAATTCGCCCGCACCGGACACACGCCGTTCAACCTGCCCGATGTGATCGACACGCTCTCGATGGCCCGGCGCAAGCATCCGGGCGCGGCGAACAACCTCGATGCCCTCTGCTCGCGCTACGGAATCGACAATTCCAGGCGCACCAAGCACGGGGCGCTCCTCGACGCGGAGATCCTGGCCGAGGTCTATATCGAGCTGATCGGCGGCCGGCAGGTCGGCTTCGACCTCTCGCTCAAACCCACCTCACGGTCGGCCGCTTCCCGTCAGGCTGCGGCGCGCGACGCCCGTCCCCGCACCCTGATCCCGCGCCTGACCGAGGCCGAGCGCGCGGCCCATGAGGCCTTCATCCAGCAGCTCGGGCCCAATGCCCTCTGGCGCGAATATCTCGGCGAGACCACGCCGGAGGCGTCCTCTTAA
- the coaE gene encoding dephospho-CoA kinase (Dephospho-CoA kinase (CoaE) performs the final step in coenzyme A biosynthesis.) produces MTFVLGLTGSIGMGKSATADLFRRLGVPVHDADATVHRLYRGRAAPLIEKVFPGTVADGAVDRAKLGAVVLGDPEGMKQLEAIVHPLVRDEEEAFLEKVSALSPVAVLDIPLLFETGGEARCDAVLVVTAPASVQRDRVLARPGMTDEKFRVILAKQMPDADKRARAHFLVDSSRGFASAEAQVRSILACLAGRPGRRRSF; encoded by the coding sequence ATGACCTTCGTGCTCGGACTCACCGGCTCCATCGGCATGGGAAAATCGGCCACCGCCGATCTCTTCCGCAGGCTCGGCGTGCCGGTTCACGATGCCGACGCCACCGTGCACAGGCTCTATCGCGGCCGCGCCGCGCCGCTGATCGAGAAGGTCTTTCCCGGTACCGTCGCGGACGGGGCCGTCGACCGGGCGAAGCTGGGGGCGGTGGTTCTCGGCGATCCGGAGGGCATGAAGCAGCTTGAGGCCATCGTGCATCCGCTGGTGCGGGACGAGGAGGAGGCTTTTCTCGAAAAGGTTTCGGCCCTGTCGCCGGTCGCCGTCCTGGATATCCCCCTTCTGTTCGAGACCGGCGGCGAGGCGCGCTGCGACGCGGTTCTGGTGGTCACCGCGCCGGCTTCGGTTCAGCGCGACCGGGTCCTGGCCCGTCCCGGCATGACGGACGAGAAATTTCGTGTCATCCTGGCCAAGCAGATGCCGGATGCCGACAAGCGGGCCCGTGCCCATTTCCTGGTCGATTCCAGCCGCGGTTTCGCCTCCGCCGAGGCGCAGGTGCGGTCGATCCTCGCCTGCCTCGCCGGTCGGCCCGGTCGGCGTCGCAGTTTTTGA
- a CDS encoding shikimate dehydrogenase — protein sequence MTKAFVVGHPIKHSRSPLIHGYWLKQYGLDGSYERIDVAPVDFGEFLKGFPSQGFAGGNVTLPHKEAAFLGVERRTSRAERVGAVNTLWIEDGVLWGDNTDVPGFMAHLDATLRTGWEQDVDTALVLGAGGAARAVVAGLQERPLKRIFVTNRTLSKAEDLVRDLRPGSSVALETSAWEDLGRVIPHAQFIVNTTSLGMAGQPPLDLDLSRAPGNAAVADIVYVPLETPLLAAAAARGLRTVDGLGMLLHQAVPGFRRWFGVTPEVTPELRALILADIEGHR from the coding sequence ATGACGAAGGCCTTCGTCGTCGGCCATCCGATCAAGCATTCCCGGTCGCCGCTGATCCACGGCTATTGGCTGAAGCAATACGGGCTCGACGGCTCCTACGAGCGCATCGACGTGGCGCCTGTGGATTTCGGGGAATTCCTGAAGGGCTTTCCGTCGCAGGGCTTCGCCGGCGGCAATGTCACCCTTCCGCACAAGGAGGCGGCTTTCCTCGGCGTCGAGCGCCGCACCTCTCGGGCAGAGCGCGTGGGCGCCGTGAACACCCTCTGGATCGAGGACGGCGTGCTCTGGGGCGACAACACGGATGTGCCCGGCTTCATGGCCCATCTCGATGCTACCTTGAGGACAGGCTGGGAACAGGATGTGGATACGGCCCTCGTGCTCGGCGCCGGCGGGGCGGCCCGAGCCGTGGTGGCGGGGCTCCAGGAGCGGCCGCTGAAACGGATTTTCGTAACGAACCGCACTTTGTCGAAGGCCGAGGATCTTGTCCGCGATCTGCGACCCGGCAGTTCCGTGGCTCTTGAGACCTCGGCGTGGGAAGACCTCGGGCGCGTCATCCCGCATGCCCAATTCATCGTCAACACCACGTCCCTCGGCATGGCGGGTCAGCCGCCTCTCGACCTCGACCTGTCCCGGGCGCCGGGGAACGCGGCCGTGGCGGACATCGTCTACGTTCCGCTGGAGACCCCTCTCCTCGCGGCCGCGGCCGCTCGGGGTCTGAGGACCGTCGACGGGTTGGGGATGCTGCTGCACCAGGCGGTGCCCGGCTTCCGGCGCTGGTTCGGCGTCACCCCGGAGGTGACGCCCGAGCTGCGGGCGCTGATCCTGGCCGATATCGAGGGGCATCGATGA
- a CDS encoding Maf family protein: MPVLWTHAEKLLLASTSATRLALLVSAGLPVETQNSSIDERAVEDAAAHEALDPPSLAGRLAEEKALAVSRRHPERVVLGADQVLACDGAVFHKPTSRDAAKAHLMALSGRRHVLHSAGAIAIGGQVVERFAASAHLTMRPLTEQAIDLYLDLAGPDVLKSVGVYQLEGFGIHLFETVEGDHSTILGLPLLSLLASLRRLGSLAL; this comes from the coding sequence ATGCCGGTGCTCTGGACCCATGCCGAAAAACTCCTCCTCGCCTCAACCAGCGCGACGAGGCTTGCCTTGCTCGTGAGCGCGGGGCTTCCCGTCGAGACGCAGAATTCCAGCATCGACGAGCGGGCCGTCGAGGACGCCGCCGCCCATGAGGCGCTCGATCCGCCGTCGCTCGCCGGGCGCCTCGCGGAGGAAAAAGCGCTCGCCGTCAGCCGCCGCCATCCGGAGCGGGTCGTGCTCGGGGCCGATCAGGTTCTCGCATGCGACGGCGCGGTGTTCCACAAGCCCACGAGTCGCGATGCGGCCAAGGCTCATCTGATGGCCTTGTCGGGCCGTCGTCATGTCCTGCATTCGGCCGGAGCCATCGCAATCGGCGGGCAGGTCGTCGAGCGTTTTGCCGCGAGCGCCCATCTCACCATGCGGCCCCTGACCGAGCAGGCGATCGATCTCTATCTCGACTTGGCCGGACCGGACGTGCTCAAAAGCGTCGGTGTTTACCAGCTCGAAGGGTTCGGCATTCATCTCTTCGAGACGGTCGAGGGAGACCATTCCACGATCCTGGGCCTCCCTCTCCTTTCGCTCCTCGCCTCCCTGCGCCGCCTCGGCAGCCTCGCCCTTTAA
- a CDS encoding pyruvate, phosphate dikinase/phosphoenolpyruvate synthase regulator, whose translation MGRSYFHLHLVSDSTGETLITVARAVVAQYEGVAAIEHVYPLVRSNTQLERVISEIETAPGIVLYTLVEQDLAHRLEEVCRNTGSPHLSVLEPVHALLSSYLGTHSTARPGAQHMLNAEYFKRIDAMNFTLLHDDGHLPHDLDDADVILVGVSRTSKTPTAVYLANRGLKTANIPLVPGVPPPSVLETARKALIVGLVATPERIVQIRQNRLLSLNADDDTSYVDRDAVAEELAASRRLFARNGWPVIDVTRRSIEETAAAIIDHYRDHRLRFIAE comes from the coding sequence GTGGGACGCAGCTATTTTCATCTCCATCTCGTCTCGGATTCGACCGGCGAAACGCTGATCACCGTCGCCCGCGCGGTGGTGGCGCAATATGAGGGCGTCGCCGCCATCGAGCATGTCTATCCCCTCGTGCGCTCCAACACGCAGCTGGAGCGCGTGATCAGCGAGATCGAGACCGCGCCGGGCATCGTGCTCTATACCCTGGTGGAGCAGGATCTGGCTCACCGGCTCGAGGAGGTCTGCCGCAACACGGGCTCCCCGCACCTTTCCGTGCTGGAGCCGGTCCACGCCCTGCTCTCCTCCTATCTCGGCACCCATTCGACGGCCCGGCCCGGCGCGCAGCACATGCTGAACGCGGAATATTTCAAGCGCATCGACGCGATGAACTTCACCCTCCTCCATGACGACGGGCACCTGCCGCACGATCTCGACGACGCCGATGTGATCCTGGTGGGCGTGAGCCGCACCTCGAAGACGCCGACGGCCGTCTACCTCGCCAATCGCGGCCTGAAGACGGCCAACATTCCGCTCGTGCCCGGCGTGCCGCCGCCGTCGGTTCTCGAAACCGCCCGGAAAGCGCTGATCGTCGGCCTAGTGGCGACGCCCGAGCGGATCGTGCAGATCCGGCAGAACCGGCTGCTGAGCCTCAACGCCGACGACGATACCTCCTATGTGGACCGCGACGCCGTGGCCGAGGAACTGGCGGCCTCGCGGCGGCTGTTCGCGCGCAACGGCTGGCCGGTCATCGACGTGACCCGGCGCTCCATCGAGGAGACGGCCGCGGCGATCATTGACCATTATCGCGACCATCGCCTGCGCTTCATCGCGGAATAG
- the hemE gene encoding uroporphyrinogen decarboxylase: MSERPTKAILRVLNGEPVWPLPIWIMRQAGRYLPEYRETRKQAGSFLDLCYNPRLAEEVTLQPIRRFGFDASILFSDILVIPHALGQDVRFVENEGPKLDPVTTEKDFSRLADELPLERLDPVFETLDRLSKSLPKETTLLGFCGAPWTVASYMIAGKGTPDQAPARLTAYRDPAFMDALIDKLVRASTAYLIRQIDAGAEAVQIFESFGSALPPALFDRLSLNPIRRMVEGLKQARPQAKVIVFVRGGGANLHRFASAGIGDGLALDWTLDPAVVLPTMPDTVATQGNLDPLALIAGGAALTDGVDHILGAVRGRPHIFNLGHGILPETPIEHVAQMIARVRGA; encoded by the coding sequence GTGAGCGAACGTCCCACCAAAGCGATCCTCCGCGTGCTGAACGGCGAGCCGGTCTGGCCGCTTCCGATCTGGATCATGCGCCAGGCCGGCCGCTACCTGCCGGAATACCGGGAGACTCGGAAGCAGGCGGGCTCCTTCCTCGATCTCTGCTACAATCCAAGGCTTGCCGAGGAAGTGACCCTCCAGCCGATCCGGCGCTTCGGCTTCGACGCCTCGATCCTGTTCTCGGACATCCTGGTCATTCCCCATGCGCTCGGCCAGGACGTGCGCTTCGTCGAGAACGAGGGGCCCAAGCTCGATCCGGTGACCACCGAGAAGGATTTCTCGCGGCTGGCCGACGAGCTGCCGCTGGAGCGGCTCGATCCGGTCTTCGAGACCCTGGACCGCCTGAGCAAATCTCTGCCGAAGGAGACGACCCTTCTCGGCTTCTGCGGCGCGCCTTGGACGGTGGCGAGCTACATGATCGCCGGCAAGGGCACCCCCGACCAGGCACCGGCCCGGCTCACCGCCTATCGCGACCCCGCCTTCATGGATGCGCTGATCGACAAACTGGTGCGGGCCTCCACGGCCTATCTCATCCGCCAGATCGATGCGGGCGCCGAGGCGGTGCAGATCTTCGAGAGCTTCGGCTCGGCCCTGCCGCCCGCTCTATTCGACCGTCTGTCCCTGAACCCGATCCGCCGGATGGTGGAGGGTCTTAAACAGGCTCGTCCCCAGGCCAAGGTGATCGTCTTCGTGCGCGGGGGAGGGGCCAATCTCCATCGCTTCGCCTCGGCTGGGATCGGCGATGGGCTCGCCCTCGACTGGACCCTCGATCCGGCCGTCGTGCTGCCGACCATGCCAGACACGGTCGCGACCCAGGGCAATCTCGATCCCCTGGCGCTGATCGCCGGCGGGGCGGCTTTGACCGACGGCGTCGATCACATCCTGGGCGCGGTGCGCGGACGCCCGCACATCTTCAATCTTGGGCACGGCATCCTGCCGGAGACACCGATCGAGCATGTCGCCCAGATGATCGCTCGCGTGCGGGGAGCCTGA
- the hemJ gene encoding protoporphyrinogen oxidase HemJ: MLYLWLKAFHVIAVIAWMAGMLYLPRLFVYHCDAPKGSIQSETFKIMERRLLKAIINPAMVVTWVLGLYLLWDGGWYTSGWMHAKIALVLIMSGLHGVYVKRLKEFAADRNTKPAKYYRILNEVPTLLLIGIVILVIVKPF, translated from the coding sequence ATGCTCTATCTCTGGCTCAAGGCGTTCCACGTGATCGCCGTCATCGCGTGGATGGCCGGCATGCTCTATCTGCCGCGCCTCTTCGTCTATCATTGCGACGCCCCGAAGGGCTCGATCCAGTCCGAGACCTTCAAGATCATGGAGCGGCGCCTGCTCAAGGCCATCATCAACCCGGCCATGGTGGTGACCTGGGTGCTCGGGCTGTATCTCCTCTGGGACGGCGGCTGGTACACCTCCGGCTGGATGCACGCCAAGATCGCTCTCGTGCTGATCATGTCCGGCCTGCACGGGGTCTACGTGAAGCGGCTCAAGGAGTTCGCTGCGGACAGGAACACGAAGCCGGCGAAATATTATCGCATCCTCAATGAGGTCCCGACGCTCCTCCTGATCGGCATCGTGATCCTGGTGATCGTGAAGCCGTTCTGA
- the rho gene encoding transcription termination factor Rho — protein MREIKLQDLKSKTPTELIAFAEELEVENASTMRKQELMFAILKQLAAREVEIIGAGVVEVLQDGFGFLRSADSNYLPGPDDIYVSPSQIRKFGLRTGDTVDGPIRGPKEGERYFALLKVNTINFEDPEKIRHKVHFDNLTPLFPHERFKLELDDPTRKDFSPRIIDIVSPIGKGQRALIVAPPRTGKTVLMQNVAQSITTNHPECYLIVLLIDERPEEVTDMQRSVKGEVVASTFDEPATRHVQVAEMVIEKAKRLVEHGRDVVILLDSITRLGRAYNTVVPSSGKVLTGGVDANALQRPKRFFGAARNIEEGGSLTIIATALIDTGSRMDEVIFEEFKGTGNSEIILDRKVADKRTFPAIDITRSGTRKEELLVPSDTLKKMYVLRRILNPMGTVDAIEFLLDKLRQTKSNQEFFDSMNT, from the coding sequence ATGAGGGAAATCAAACTTCAAGACCTGAAATCCAAGACGCCCACCGAACTCATCGCCTTCGCCGAAGAGCTCGAGGTCGAGAACGCGAGCACCATGCGCAAGCAGGAGCTCATGTTCGCCATCCTCAAGCAGCTGGCGGCACGCGAGGTGGAAATCATCGGCGCGGGCGTGGTCGAGGTGCTGCAGGACGGCTTCGGCTTCCTGCGCTCGGCCGATTCGAACTACCTTCCGGGCCCCGACGACATCTATGTCAGCCCAAGCCAGATCCGGAAATTCGGCCTGCGCACCGGCGACACGGTGGACGGCCCGATCCGCGGCCCGAAGGAAGGCGAGCGTTATTTCGCCCTGCTCAAGGTCAACACGATCAATTTCGAGGATCCCGAGAAGATCCGGCACAAGGTCCATTTCGACAACCTGACGCCGCTCTTCCCGCACGAGCGCTTCAAGCTCGAGCTCGACGATCCGACCCGCAAGGACTTCTCGCCGCGGATCATCGACATCGTGTCGCCCATCGGCAAGGGCCAGCGCGCGCTCATCGTGGCGCCGCCCCGCACCGGTAAGACGGTGCTGATGCAGAACGTCGCGCAGTCGATCACCACCAACCATCCCGAGTGCTACCTCATCGTGCTGCTCATCGACGAGCGCCCGGAGGAAGTGACCGACATGCAGCGCTCCGTGAAGGGCGAGGTCGTGGCCTCCACCTTCGACGAGCCGGCGACCCGCCACGTGCAAGTGGCCGAGATGGTGATCGAGAAGGCCAAGCGCCTCGTGGAGCACGGCCGCGACGTGGTCATCCTGCTCGACTCGATCACCCGCCTGGGCCGCGCCTACAACACGGTGGTGCCGTCCTCCGGCAAGGTGCTCACCGGCGGTGTTGACGCCAACGCCCTGCAGCGCCCGAAGCGCTTCTTCGGCGCGGCGCGCAACATCGAGGAGGGCGGTTCGCTCACCATCATCGCCACCGCGCTGATCGATACCGGCTCGCGTATGGACGAGGTGATCTTCGAAGAGTTCAAGGGCACCGGCAACTCGGAAATCATCCTCGACCGCAAGGTCGCCGACAAGCGCACCTTCCCGGCCATCGACATCACCCGGTCCGGCACCCGCAAGGAAGAGCTGCTGGTCCCGTCGGACACGCTCAAGAAGATGTACGTGCTGCGCCGCATCCTCAACCCGATGGGCACGGTCGACGCCATCGAGTTCCTGCTCGACAAGCTGCGCCAGACCAAGTCGAATCAGGAATTCTTCGACTCGATGAACACCTGA
- a CDS encoding DMT family transporter has product MSDFTCPTPLSGNRPAFVGWLVAFATVTIWAVWLVATRHAVTHDLKPAAVGLLRFGVPALLLLPISWRIGLFPKKLGLLKGIGLLGSGAPFFFVVALGMQFAPAAEIGPLLPGTMPLFVAMIGWLVFGEHLGRARIAGFVLILIGALCIGGYGLLFAGNGAWRGHVLLLGGACLWGIYTHAYRRSGLSALEAAALIGMWSFLILLPLGAPSLVQALDHGLAGSVILQAIVQGFFSGVVGIVLYGLAIDYLGASRAAAVSPLSIVLAAVIAVPLLGEIPDAAALVGITLASVGVALASGVFGSAVKR; this is encoded by the coding sequence ATGTCCGATTTCACCTGTCCCACGCCCCTGTCTGGAAACCGCCCGGCCTTCGTCGGCTGGCTTGTCGCTTTTGCAACCGTCACCATCTGGGCGGTCTGGCTCGTCGCGACCCGCCACGCGGTGACGCACGACCTGAAGCCGGCCGCCGTTGGCCTCCTTCGGTTCGGCGTTCCAGCGCTCCTGCTGCTTCCCATCAGCTGGCGGATCGGATTATTTCCGAAGAAACTGGGTTTGCTCAAAGGGATCGGGCTCCTCGGATCCGGAGCTCCGTTCTTTTTCGTGGTCGCCCTCGGCATGCAATTTGCCCCGGCGGCGGAGATCGGGCCGCTTCTGCCCGGCACCATGCCGCTTTTCGTGGCGATGATCGGCTGGCTCGTCTTTGGCGAGCATCTCGGACGCGCCAGAATCGCGGGATTTGTCCTCATCCTGATCGGCGCCCTCTGTATTGGCGGCTATGGATTGCTGTTTGCCGGCAACGGTGCCTGGCGTGGGCATGTGCTGCTCTTGGGCGGCGCCTGCCTGTGGGGGATCTACACCCATGCCTATCGCCGCAGCGGCTTGTCCGCCCTCGAGGCCGCCGCTCTCATCGGGATGTGGTCATTCCTGATCCTCCTGCCCTTGGGCGCTCCGTCCCTGGTCCAGGCGCTCGACCACGGATTGGCCGGGTCCGTGATCCTGCAGGCCATCGTGCAGGGTTTCTTCTCAGGCGTCGTCGGCATCGTTCTCTACGGGCTCGCCATCGATTACCTCGGCGCTTCACGGGCGGCTGCCGTGTCGCCCCTGTCGATCGTGCTGGCGGCGGTGATCGCCGTTCCCCTGCTCGGCGAGATCCCGGATGCCGCCGCACTTGTCGGGATAACATTGGCGTCCGTCGGCGTTGCGCTCGCGAGCGGCGTCTTCGGTTCAGCCGTGAAGCGGTGA
- a CDS encoding Lrp/AsnC family transcriptional regulator, protein MPYINLDAIDLRILNALQADGRLTNQELADQIGLSPSPCLRRVRRLERDGFIRSYRAVLDRDSVGLGLTVFIEIKVEKHSRDNAQALQQALAAMPEVVACHMVSGTADFIAEIVVTNLKAYEKLLTEKLLVLPMIGDIRSNFALTRVKSDAGLPLTHLKRGSERQEPDC, encoded by the coding sequence ATGCCTTATATCAATCTCGACGCTATCGACCTGCGCATCCTGAATGCACTTCAGGCTGACGGACGACTCACCAATCAAGAACTGGCCGATCAGATCGGCCTTTCGCCCTCGCCATGCCTGCGTCGCGTACGGCGTCTGGAGCGCGACGGCTTCATTCGCAGCTACCGGGCCGTACTGGATCGGGACTCCGTGGGTCTCGGCCTCACGGTCTTCATCGAGATCAAGGTGGAAAAACACTCCCGCGACAATGCGCAGGCGCTTCAGCAGGCGCTCGCCGCCATGCCCGAGGTGGTGGCTTGCCACATGGTTTCCGGCACGGCCGACTTCATCGCCGAGATCGTGGTGACCAATCTCAAGGCTTACGAGAAGCTCCTGACGGAAAAACTCCTGGTGCTGCCGATGATCGGCGACATCCGCTCCAATTTCGCCCTCACCCGCGTGAAATCCGACGCGGGCCTGCCCCTTACGCATCTCAAGCGCGGATCGGAGCGGCAGGAGCCGGATTGTTGA
- a CDS encoding thioredoxin domain-containing protein: protein MMNRLNEASSPYLLQHRDNPVHWWEWGPDAVAEAKRLDKPILISVGYAACHWCHVMAHESFEDPDVAAVMNELFVNIKVDREERPDVDHVQMNALHLLGEPGGWPLTMFLTSEGEPFWGGTYFPKEPRFGRPGFVGVLREISRLYHAEPERILKNRDAIRQHLAKTATGDGGTLSLEDLDRLGLRLAELIDPENGGLQGAPKFPNPPILEFLDRYTDRTRDGEAKRRLLLTLERMALGGIHDHLGGGFARYSVDERWLVPHFEKMLYDNAQLLELYALAYAETGRALFRDTAEGIVTWLRREMMTSDGAFASSLDADSEGEEGRFYVWSLAEIQDVLGEEDAAFFAKVYDITEEGNFEGRNIPNRLISGEAPAAVEERLTVLRAKLLERRSVRGRPGLDDKVLADWNGLMIAALVRSSPLLDRPDWIALARRAYRAVTETMTRDGQLGHSWRGGALIFPGFALDHAAMMRAALALFEATSDRAYLRDAETWRDRLLSDHRVAETGALAMTSRGADPLVVRPQPTQDDAVPNANGVFAEALVRLAQLTGTDGDRHRASDFLTRLTGIARSSPLGHTSVLNALDLHLRGLTILVTGNDGGPLFDTGLRIPYPVRSVRWLPSDEGLDDKHPAKALASSNAGPQALVCAGMRCSLPVLAAALKAQAAEMLMPGQKRDA from the coding sequence ATGATGAACCGCCTGAACGAGGCCAGCTCCCCTTACCTTCTGCAGCACAGGGACAATCCTGTCCATTGGTGGGAATGGGGACCCGACGCCGTGGCAGAGGCCAAGCGGCTGGACAAGCCGATCCTGATCTCCGTCGGCTATGCCGCGTGCCATTGGTGCCACGTGATGGCCCATGAAAGCTTCGAGGACCCGGACGTGGCCGCCGTCATGAACGAGCTCTTCGTCAACATCAAGGTCGACCGCGAGGAACGGCCGGACGTGGATCATGTCCAAATGAACGCCCTGCATCTCCTGGGCGAGCCTGGCGGATGGCCGCTCACCATGTTCCTCACGTCCGAGGGCGAGCCGTTCTGGGGCGGAACCTATTTCCCGAAGGAACCGCGCTTCGGCCGGCCCGGCTTCGTCGGAGTGCTGCGCGAGATCAGCCGCCTCTACCACGCCGAGCCGGAGCGCATCCTCAAGAACCGGGATGCGATCCGGCAGCACCTCGCCAAAACGGCGACGGGCGACGGAGGAACCCTCAGCCTGGAGGATCTCGACCGCCTGGGCCTTCGTCTTGCCGAGCTGATCGATCCGGAGAACGGCGGATTGCAGGGTGCGCCGAAATTTCCCAATCCGCCGATCCTCGAATTCCTCGACCGCTATACCGACCGAACGCGCGACGGCGAGGCGAAGAGGCGGCTCCTCCTGACCCTGGAGCGAATGGCGCTCGGCGGCATCCACGATCATCTCGGCGGCGGCTTCGCCCGCTATTCCGTCGATGAGCGCTGGCTCGTGCCGCATTTCGAGAAGATGCTCTACGACAACGCGCAGCTTCTGGAACTCTATGCGCTGGCCTATGCCGAGACCGGCCGCGCCCTGTTCAGGGACACGGCCGAGGGGATCGTCACTTGGCTCCGGCGGGAGATGATGACTTCGGACGGTGCCTTCGCGTCGAGCCTCGACGCGGATTCGGAAGGCGAGGAAGGCCGGTTCTACGTCTGGAGCCTGGCCGAGATCCAGGATGTCCTGGGCGAGGAGGACGCTGCCTTCTTCGCGAAGGTCTATGACATCACCGAAGAAGGAAATTTCGAGGGTCGCAATATCCCGAACCGGCTCATCTCCGGTGAGGCCCCGGCCGCCGTCGAGGAGCGCCTCACCGTCCTGCGCGCGAAACTGCTGGAGCGGCGGTCCGTTCGCGGGCGGCCTGGGCTCGACGACAAGGTATTGGCGGACTGGAACGGGCTTATGATCGCCGCGCTGGTGCGGTCCTCTCCCCTGCTCGACCGGCCAGACTGGATCGCGCTCGCCCGACGGGCCTATCGCGCCGTCACGGAAACGATGACCCGCGACGGCCAGCTCGGGCATTCCTGGCGCGGCGGCGCGCTGATCTTTCCGGGCTTCGCCCTCGACCACGCGGCCATGATGCGGGCGGCGCTGGCGCTCTTCGAGGCAACCTCCGACCGGGCCTATCTCCGGGACGCGGAGACGTGGCGCGACCGGCTGCTCTCCGATCATCGGGTCGCGGAGACCGGTGCCCTGGCCATGACGTCCCGGGGCGCGGATCCCCTGGTGGTCCGGCCGCAGCCGACCCAGGATGATGCGGTCCCCAACGCCAACGGCGTCTTCGCCGAGGCATTGGTTCGCCTGGCGCAGCTCACGGGGACCGACGGCGATCGCCACCGGGCCTCGGATTTTCTGACCCGGCTGACAGGGATCGCCCGCTCGTCACCCCTGGGTCACACGTCGGTTCTCAATGCTCTCGACCTGCACCTGCGGGGCCTGACCATCCTCGTCACGGGAAATGATGGTGGCCCCCTGTTCGACACCGGGTTGAGAATCCCCTACCCGGTCCGCAGCGTCCGCTGGCTGCCATCGGATGAAGGCCTCGACGACAAGCACCCGGCCAAGGCGCTCGCCTCCTCGAACGCCGGGCCGCAAGCCCTCGTCTGTGCAGGCATGCGCTGCTCGCTCCCGGTCCTGGCGGCAGCGTTGAAAGCCCAGGCGGCGGAGATGCTGATGCCAGGGCAAAAGCGCGATGCGTGA